The following proteins come from a genomic window of Paenibacillus swuensis:
- a CDS encoding VOC family protein, giving the protein MAVKKLEHVGIMVRDIEASAAWYRDVIGMEIVGMLAHNNEVIKLAFLSFPGYPESQVELIEGYNADLPDEGKVHHIAFTVDDIDQEWNRLKDLEVKFIDSEITLLSNGARYFFFYGPDGERIEMFQPGSPA; this is encoded by the coding sequence ATGGCTGTGAAGAAATTAGAACATGTGGGCATTATGGTGCGTGATATTGAAGCTTCTGCGGCTTGGTACCGCGATGTCATTGGCATGGAGATTGTCGGGATGCTTGCTCATAACAATGAGGTGATTAAGCTAGCCTTCTTATCCTTCCCCGGATATCCGGAGTCCCAGGTGGAACTGATCGAAGGGTATAACGCCGATTTGCCGGATGAAGGTAAAGTGCATCATATCGCATTCACCGTGGATGACATTGATCAGGAATGGAACCGTTTGAAAGATCTTGAAGTAAAATTCATAGATTCGGAGATTACGTTGCTGTCCAACGGCGCGCGGTACTTCTTCTTTTACGGTCCGGATGGGGAGCGGATTGAGATGTTCCAGCCGGGGAGCCCGGCATAG
- a CDS encoding type I phosphomannose isomerase catalytic subunit has protein sequence MKPYPLQFKAEMKERVWGGRALEQFGLELPEGAIGEGWMIGDHPNGTTKVMNGELAGMGLDEVREKYGKELFGTKGFSEKSGRFPLLIKLLDCNDDLSVQVHPNDDYDRLPAGELGKTEMWYILHAEPGAKIIYGLKEGVDAASFKASIEEDRIMDSLQEVTVEAGDSFYIPAGTVHALGAGVLVAEIQQNSDTTYRLYDYKRPGLDGNLRELHVEDSLNVTDYEGTSATRMKTDIETPNEWLRLAASPYFVTDKGIVDGVWSLQTDPGSFVIVIVAEGRGSLTWDGGNLDAKAGDCFLIPANLGNYALEGNFTVLRSMLP, from the coding sequence ATGAAACCGTATCCTTTACAATTTAAAGCGGAAATGAAAGAACGGGTCTGGGGCGGACGCGCGCTGGAGCAATTTGGCTTGGAGCTGCCGGAGGGCGCGATTGGCGAGGGTTGGATGATTGGCGATCACCCGAACGGAACAACGAAAGTCATGAACGGGGAATTAGCGGGCATGGGTTTGGATGAGGTTCGCGAGAAATACGGTAAAGAGCTGTTCGGGACCAAAGGTTTTTCCGAGAAATCCGGCCGCTTTCCGCTTCTGATCAAATTGCTGGACTGCAATGACGACTTGTCCGTGCAAGTGCATCCGAACGATGATTATGACCGTCTTCCCGCCGGCGAGTTGGGCAAAACGGAGATGTGGTATATTTTGCACGCGGAGCCTGGGGCCAAAATCATTTACGGTCTGAAAGAAGGCGTAGACGCGGCTTCATTTAAGGCTTCCATCGAGGAAGACCGCATTATGGATTCCCTTCAGGAAGTCACGGTGGAAGCTGGGGATTCCTTTTATATTCCGGCGGGAACCGTCCATGCGTTAGGCGCCGGCGTGCTCGTCGCTGAAATTCAACAGAATTCGGACACCACCTACCGCCTGTATGATTACAAAAGACCGGGCCTCGACGGCAACCTTCGCGAATTGCATGTGGAGGACTCCCTTAACGTGACGGATTACGAAGGCACCTCGGCTACCCGAATGAAGACGGACATCGAGACGCCGAACGAATGGTTGCGGCTTGCGGCATCTCCTTATTTTGTAACGGATAAAGGGATTGTCGACGGGGTTTGGAGCTTGCAGACGGATCCGGGCAGCTTTGTCATTGTTATCGTGGCTGAAGGCCGAGGCTCTTTGACTTGGGACGGCGGCAACCTGGATGCCAAAGCGGGCGACTGCTTCCTGATTCCTGCCAATTTGGGTAACTATGCGCTGGAAGGCAACTTTACCGTGCTTCGGAGTATGTTGCCTTAG
- a CDS encoding VOC family protein, with protein MSYAFIGLDHVQLAAPEGSESVAREFYGKVLGWTEIPKPANLLKRGGVWFQCGFHQLHIGIQTDFVPAIKAHPAFQVKHLETLKATLTQQGISVTEDYERQDEGVSRFYLHDPFGNRLEFMERHYVN; from the coding sequence ATGTCGTACGCTTTTATAGGTCTGGATCATGTTCAACTCGCGGCTCCTGAAGGAAGCGAATCTGTTGCGCGCGAATTTTACGGAAAGGTACTCGGATGGACTGAGATTCCGAAGCCTGCAAATTTGCTTAAACGAGGCGGGGTTTGGTTTCAATGCGGTTTTCATCAGCTACATATCGGCATTCAAACTGATTTTGTGCCTGCAATTAAAGCGCATCCCGCATTTCAAGTAAAACACCTCGAAACTCTCAAAGCAACCCTCACTCAACAAGGCATCAGCGTTACAGAAGATTACGAACGTCAGGATGAAGGTGTGTCCCGCTTCTATCTTCATGATCCTTTTGGAAATCGACTGGAGTTTATGGAACGGCACTATGTCAACTAG
- a CDS encoding class I SAM-dependent methyltransferase, which produces MDNKERFSDRVDTYVKYRPSYPSDAIDYLYHQVGLSPNSMVADIGAGTGIFSKLLLARGSRVVAVEPNRNMREAAEAMLGETPNFHAVGGAAEATGLLDQSVDYIVCAQAFHWFDRRVTSVEFRRILRPGGKVVLIWNSRLTQGTPFLEAYEQMLQRFGTDYKQVNHKNISWDTLQSFFQKGWPQTARFDNTQVCDFDQLQGRLLSSSYCPAPGHPAYEPMMLELHRVFNAYNLDGHVNLKYETELYWGDV; this is translated from the coding sequence ATGGACAATAAAGAACGATTTTCGGACCGGGTAGACACTTATGTCAAGTACCGCCCCAGTTACCCCAGCGATGCAATCGATTATTTGTATCACCAGGTCGGCCTGAGCCCTAATTCTATGGTTGCTGATATAGGCGCCGGAACAGGTATCTTTTCAAAACTATTGCTTGCGAGAGGCAGCCGGGTCGTCGCGGTGGAACCTAACCGTAATATGAGGGAAGCTGCAGAGGCAATGCTTGGCGAAACCCCTAACTTCCATGCTGTAGGCGGAGCTGCTGAAGCAACAGGACTTTTAGATCAATCCGTCGATTATATTGTTTGCGCCCAGGCATTTCACTGGTTTGACCGAAGGGTGACATCTGTGGAATTTCGCAGAATTCTAAGACCGGGCGGAAAAGTCGTACTGATTTGGAACTCGCGTTTAACCCAAGGCACACCATTTCTTGAGGCTTACGAGCAGATGCTTCAACGCTTCGGAACAGATTACAAGCAAGTCAATCATAAGAACATCTCATGGGATACGCTACAATCTTTCTTTCAAAAAGGATGGCCACAAACCGCTCGCTTTGACAATACACAAGTTTGTGATTTTGATCAATTACAAGGAAGACTGCTCTCCTCATCCTATTGTCCCGCACCCGGTCATCCTGCCTATGAGCCCATGATGTTGGAATTACATCGTGTCTTCAATGCCTATAACCTGGATGGTCATGTAAATCTCAAATATGAAACCGAACTATACTGGGGAGATGTTTAA